A stretch of Balaenoptera ricei isolate mBalRic1 chromosome 9, mBalRic1.hap2, whole genome shotgun sequence DNA encodes these proteins:
- the SMO gene encoding protein smoothened isoform X2, with the protein MPKCENNRVELPSRTLCQATRGPCAIVERERGWPDFLRCTPDHFPEGCPNEVQNIKFNSSGQCEAPLVRTDNPKSWYEDVEGCGIQCQNPLFTEAEHQDMHSYIAAFGAVTGLCTLFTLATFVADWRNSNRYPAVILFYVNACFFVGSIGWLAQFMDGARREIVCRADGTMRLGEPTSNETLSCVIIFVIVYYALMAGVVWFVVLTYAWHTSFKALGTTYQPLSGKTSYFHLLTWSLPFVLTVAILAVAQVDGDSVSGICFVGYKNYRYRAGFVLAPIGLVLIVGGYFLIRGVMTLFSIKSNHPGLLSEKAASKINETMLRLGIFGFLAFGFVLITFSCHFYDFFNQAEWERSFRDYVLCQANVTIGLPTKKPIPDCEIKNRPSLLVEKINLFAMFGTGIAMSTWVWTKATLLIWRRTWCRLTGQSDDEPKRIKKSKMIAKAFSKRRELLQNPGQELSFSMHTVSHDGPVAGLAFDLNEPSADVSSAWAQHVTKMVARRGAILPQDVSVTPVATPVPPEEKANLWLVEAEISPELEKRLGRRKKRRKRKKEVCPLVSPPELHHPVPGPAPASSAVPRLPQLPRQKCLVAAGAWGAGDSYRQGAWTLVSNPFCPEPIAPAPMAWAQGRRQGLGPIHSRTNLMEAELMDADSDF; encoded by the exons ATGCCAAAGTGTGAGAACAACCGGGTGGAACTGCCCAGCCGCACCCTCTGCCAGGCCACCCGTGGCCCCTGTGCCATCGTGGAGAGGGAGCGGGGCTGGCCCGACTTCCTGCGCTGCACCCCCGACCACTTCCCCGAGGGCTGCCCG AATGAGGTGCAGAACATCAAGTTCAACAGTTCGGGCCAATGTGAGGCTCCCTTGGTTCGGACTGACAACCCCAAGAGCTGGTATGAGGACGTGGAGGGCTGTGGGATCCAGTGCCAGAACCCACTCTTCACCGAGGCCGAGCACCAGGACATGCACAGCTACATTGCGGCCTTCGGGGCCGTCACGGGCCTCTGCACGCTCTTCACCCTG GCCACATTTGTGGCTGACTGGCGGAATTCCAATCGTTACCCTGCTGTCATTCTCTTCTACGTCAACGCGTGTTTCTTCGTGGGCAGCATTGGCTGGCTGGCCCAGTTCATGGACGGTGCCCGCCGGGAGATCGTCTGCCGTGCTGATGGCACCATGAGGCTTGGGGAGCCCAC CTCCAACGAGACCCTGTCCTGTGTCATCATCTTCGTCATCGTGTACTATGCCCTGATGGCCGGCGTCGTCTGGTTTGTGGTCCTCACCTATGCCTGGCACACCTCCTTCAAAGCCCTGGGGACCACCTACCAGCCTCTCTCGGGCAAGACCTCCTACTTCCACCTGCTCACCTGGTCGCTCCCCTTTGTCCTCACGGTGGCAATCCTCGCCGTGGCCCAG GTGGATGGGGACTCCGTGAGCGGCATCTGTTTTGTGGGCTATAAGAACTACCGATACCGTGCTGGCTTCGTGCTGGCCCCGATCGGCCTGGTGCTCATTGTGGGAGGTTACTTCCTCATCCGAG GAGTCATGACCCTGTTCTCCATCAAGAGCAACCACCCTGGGCTGCTGAGCGAGAAGGCAGCCAGCAAGATCAACGAGACCATGCTGCGCCTGG GCATTTTTGGCTTCCTGGCCTTTGGCTTTGTGCTCATCACCTTCAGCTGCCACTTCTACGACTTCTTCAACCAGGCTGAGTGGGAGCGCAGCTTCCGGGACTACGTGCT GTGCCAGGCCAATGTGACCATCGGGCTGCCCACCAAGAAACCCATCCCCGACTGTGAGATCAAGAATCGCCCTAGCCTTCTGGTGGAGAAGATCAACCTATTTGCCATGTTTGGAACCGGCATTGCCATGAGCACCTGGGTCTGGACCAAGGCCACGCTGCTCATCTGGAGGCGCACCTGGTGCAG GTTAACAGGGCAGAGTGACGATGAGCCCAAACGGATCAAGAAGAGCAAGATGATCGCCAAGGCCTTCTCCAAGCGGCGCGAGCTGCTGCAGAACCCAGGCCAGGAGCTCTCCTTCAGCATGCACACTGTCTCCCACGACGGGCCTGTGG CGGGTTTGGCCTTTGACCTCAATGAGCCCTCGGCCGATGTGTCCTCTGCTTGGGCCCAGCATGTCACCAAGATGGTGGCCCGGAGAGGAGCCATACTGCCCCAGGATGTGTCTGTCACCCCTGTGGCAACTCCAG TACCCCCGGAGGAAAAAGCCAACCTGTGGCTGGTTGAGGCAGAGATCTCCCCAGAGCTGGAGAAGCGCCTGGGCCGGAGGAAGAAgcggaggaagaggaagaaggaggtgtGCCCGCTGGTGTCGCCCCCTGAGCTCCACCACCCCGTCCCgggccctgcccctgcctccaGTGCTGTCCCTCGGCTGCCCCAGCTGCCCCGGCAGAAGTGCCTGGTGGCCGCGGGTGCCTGGGGAGCTGGGGACTCCTACCGACAGGGAGCCTGGACCCTGGTCTCCAACCCCTTCTGCCCAGAGCCCATCGCCCCAGCCCCCATGGCCTGGGCGCAGGGCCGACGGCAGGGGCTAGGGCCCATTCACTCCCGCACCAACCTGATGGAGGCAGAACTCATGGACGCAGACTCAGACTTCTGA